TCGGTATCAGGGGTGGGCTCTAGTACTGCTAGAATGATTTTATCGTCCTTATCACCGGAAGAAATATCAACTGCAATTGCTACGGGAAATGTAGCCCTTCTAAAAGGCGTAAAGGGAATTGGAGAAAAGTCTGCACAGCGCATTATTGTTGACTTAAAAGGCAAAGTGGGCATCTCATCCAAAGATATGGGTGCAAATATTTTTATTACTAATAACAATACTTTTAAAACTGAAGCGTTATCTGCTTTAAACATGTTGGGATTTGCCAAAAATATAGCAGAAAAAGGTATTGAAAAAGCATTAAAGGTTAACCCTTCTATAAACTCTGTAGAAGATCTTATTAAACAAGCATTAAAAAACATTTAGTTAGCCTTTAGTTTTGAAGAAATACAAACAACATATAAGTTTCTTTTCTGCATGTATTGTATTCTTTTCACTTATGTGGAATTCCAGTGCTAGAGCTCGTGTAGAAAGAAAATACCGCTATAACTTTACCTCTGCCCCATCCGAACAACAATCAGAAAAGCAAACCACCACAAATTCCGGAGACACAGGTAAAGCAGAAGAACTGAAGTATAAATTTAAAGACTCGTATCAAGACCCATTAAACTTTCCGAATACAGGAGGTCTAAAACTTAATAATCCAGGGAACATAACTACAACCATTGAATACGACCCAATAACCGGCACATACAACATTGTTCAGAAAATTGGCGACAAACTATACCGCACTCCCACCTATATGGATGCCGAGGAGTTTAGCAACTACGAACTAAACAAATTTGTAAAAGGCTATTGGAAACAAAAAAATGAAGCGGAGAATTTAACCAGCGGCAATACATCTAAAGTATTTGCACCCAAACTAAACGTAGGTGGCGAAGTATTTGATAGAATATTTGGAGGAAACACAATCGACATCCGTCCGCAAGGGTCTGCAGAACTATCTTTTGGAGCTAATACATCTCGCAATAAAAATCCGGCACTACCCGAAAGACAGCGTAAAATAACCACCTTCGATTTCAACGAAAATATACAGCTAAACGTGGTAGGTAAAATTGGAGATAAGCTCAAAATATCTACCAACTACAATACCCAAGCCCAATTTGATTTTGAAAATCAAATGAAATTGGAATTTAATGGATACGAAGACGATATTATTAAAAAAATTGAAGCTGGAAATGTTAGTTTACCACTTACTGGGTCTTTAATTCAAGGAAGCCAAAGCTTATTTGGTATAAAAACCCAAATGCAATTTGGAAAACTTACAGCTACAACTGTCTTTTCTCAACAACGCGGCAAACGCTCCGAAGTAGAAGTTACCGGGGGTGCGCAAATCAGTAAGTTTGAGATTAATGCGGATATGTATGAGGACAACAAACATTATTTCTTATCACAATACTTTAGAAATAAATACAACGGTGCAATGGCAACGTTACCAATTGTTTCATCGGGAATAAATATTACAAAAGTAGAGGTATGGGTTACCAACCGAAATGGCTCTCAAGATAACGTACGAAACATTCTAGCTTTAACTGACCTAGGAGATACAGCACGTCATACAACGCCAACTATTTATGCCGACTTTGCAAGTGCAACAGAAAATCCTCAAAATGGCAACAACACCTTAAATCCACAAAATTTAACAACCAACTTTCCGGGCATAAGAAATATAAATACCGCTGTTCCTATTTTACTACCACTTGGGTTAACAGACAAACATTTTGTAAAATTGGAGCAGGCCAGAAAATTATCAGCAAGCGAATTTACCTTTAACCCTCGATTGGGTTATATTTCATTAAGCCAACGCTTGCAAGATGAAGTTTTAGCAGTTGCATTCCAATACACCTTCAATGGTCAAACTTTTCAAGTTGGAGAGTTTTCTACCGATAACATTGCAACCGATAGCTTGCTTATTGTAAAAATGCTTAAAGGCCAAATTATGAGCCCAAGAAATCAATCGGAGCTGTGGGATTTAATGATGAAAAACGTATATTCTATTGGCGCCTACCAAGTAAACCCTCAAGATTTTAAATTAGATGCGGTTTATTCAAATCCTTCTACAGGAACAGACATCAACTTTTTACCAGCTCCTGCATCAGAAACTAATGTGAGTGGCAGAGTACTGTTACAAACATTACGAATGGATAAAATAAACGTAAATGGAGATGCGCAACCGGATGGAACGTTTGACTTTTTGGACGGATTGACAATCACGCCAAATAATGGACGAATCTTTTTACCTACCATCGAGCCTTTTGGAAAGGACCTTCGGTCTAAATTTATCGATCAAAACGTAGCCGACCAATTCGTATTTGAACAACTATATGACTCTACACGCGTTTCTGCGCAACAGCATCCTGACAAAAATCGTTTTAAATTTAGAGGAACTTACAAATCATCTAGCAGCTCTGAAATTTCGTTAAACGCTATTAACATCCCGCAAGGCTCTGTAAATGTAACAGCCGGAGGTATGGTATTGCAAGAAAATGTTGACTATACTGTAGATTACACATTAGGACGTGTTAAAATTATTAATCAAGGAATCTTAAATTCAGGAACGCCCATAAAGGTGTCATTAGAAAGCAATTCCTTATTTAATATTCAATCTAAATCTTTATTTGGTACTCGACTCGATTACCGAGTAAACAGAGACTTTTCTTTGGGAGGAACTATCTTACGGTTAAATGAACGACCAATAACACAAAAAGTAAATATTGGTGATGAGCCAATTAAAAATACCATTTGGGGCTTGGACGGAAACTACCGTACCGAAGCTCCTTTTATAACAAGA
The sequence above is drawn from the Bacteroidota bacterium genome and encodes:
- the ruvA gene encoding Holliday junction branch migration protein RuvA — protein: MYNHLVGNITEKTPTYVVVECNGIGFLVNISLNTYTKIGELKSAKLFTHLAIREDAHTLYGFADEQEREMFRMLISVSGVGSSTARMILSSLSPEEISTAIATGNVALLKGVKGIGEKSAQRIIVDLKGKVGISSKDMGANIFITNNNTFKTEALSALNMLGFAKNIAEKGIEKALKVNPSINSVEDLIKQALKNI